The Synechococcus sp. HK05 DNA segment CATGGCGCTGCAGCAGGCAGTGCAACAGCTCGAATTCCAGGTGTGTGAGCCGCACCGGTTCGTCGAACCAGATCGCCTCAAAGCGCTCTGGCACCAGGGTGAGGGCTCCGTAGCTCAGGATTTCGTTGTGCTTGGCCGAGAGAGGGGCCCGGTCGCTGCGGCGCAGCAGCGCCTTGATGCGCACGAGCAGCTCCTCGAGGTCGAACGGCTTGGCCAGGTAGTCTTCGGCGCCGGAATTGAAGCCGCTCACCTTGTCTTTTGTGCTGCCAAGGGCGGTGAGCATCAGGATGGGGATGCCCGTGGTGCGCTCATCGCGGCGCAGGCGCTGACAGAGCGTGAGGCCATCCACCTTGGGCAGCATCAGATCCAGCAGGATCAGATCCGGCGTGTACTGCAGAGCGAGAGCCTGTCCCTTGATGCCGTCTTCAGCCCGCTGCACATCGAAGCCGCTGTGTTCGAGGTGGCCGGCCACCA contains these protein-coding regions:
- a CDS encoding response regulator transcription factor, encoding MKPCILLIEDDSDMRELVAGHLEHSGFDVQRAEDGIKGQALALQYTPDLILLDLMLPKVDGLTLCQRLRRDERTTGIPILMLTALGSTKDKVSGFNSGAEDYLAKPFDLEELLVRIKALLRRSDRAPLSAKHNEILSYGALTLVPERFEAIWFDEPVRLTHLEFELLHCLLQRHGQTVAPSLILKEVWGYEPDDDIETIRVHVRHLRTKLEPDPRKPRFIKTVYGAGYCLELPSGAHEEELAQLVHNARANRRSAA